The DNA sequence AGCCGGTGCAGCAGCAGGGTCAGGAACTGCGACGTCGTCTCCTGCCCGGCGACCAGCAGGAAGAACAGCGCGCCGACGACCACGTCCGGCGGGTGGCCGGCGGCCCGCAGGTCGGCGGCGAGCCCGCCGCCGGTCGCCGCGAACTCCCGCAGTACGGCGTGGAACCGACCCACCGTCGACGCCAGCGCCACCTGCCGGGCCGGGTCCACCGGCGCCCAGAAGAGTTCCAGCGCCGACCGGGCGAACTCCTTGACCGCGGCGACCTCGGTTCCACCACCGTTCGCGTCGCCGCCGGCCGGCAGGTCGACGAGCCGGGCGAGCACCAGCAGCGGCAGGTCGGCGGCGAGTCCGGCGTACAGGTCGACGGGGTCGCCCCGGTCGAGCGCCGCCGCGAGCCGGCCGACCCGCCGGCGCACGACGGTGGTCAGCCACGCCCGCTGGGCGTCGACCCGGGTCGGGTGCAGCGCGTCGGCGACGATCGCCCGGATCGCCGGATGGCCGGGGCCGCCGTTGTTCGCCAGCGTCGGCGGCAGCCGGAACCGGTGCCCGGCCAGCACCCGCAGCGCCGCCACCGGCACCGGCGTGACCGCGTCCAGGGCGTTGTCGGGGCGGAACGTGCCCGGGTCGGCGAGGACCTGCCGGACCAGTGCGTGGCGGGTCACCACGAGGTGCGCCACGCCGGCGTGGTCGGTGACCGTGGCGACGTCGGCGCCGGCCCCCGCCGGTGCCTCCCAACTGCGGAACAGCACGTCGGACAGGCTATCCGGCCGTCCCGCCGACCCCCGCCGGGCCGGGCAGCTCCCAGATCGTCGTGTGCTTGACGCGTACGCTCTCCAGCGCCGGCGGCACCGGCACGTCGTACGCGGCCAGCGGCCGCAGCAGCTTGCGGGGCAGGAACGCCCGGTCCGGATCGCCGACCAGCACCCGGGCGCCGACCTTCACCGCCCGGCGCAGGAAGCCGAACATCCGGTCGGCCATCGCCTGGCTGTAGAACGCGTCACCGACCAGCACCACCTCGGCGTCCCCGGCGTCACCGCCGAGCAGGTCGGCGGTCTCGGCGACGACGGTCACCCCGTTGGCCGCCGCGTTGAGCGTCGCGGCCGCCCCGGCGAA is a window from the Polymorphospora rubra genome containing:
- a CDS encoding cytochrome P450: MSDVLFRSWEAPAGAGADVATVTDHAGVAHLVVTRHALVRQVLADPGTFRPDNALDAVTPVPVAALRVLAGHRFRLPPTLANNGGPGHPAIRAIVADALHPTRVDAQRAWLTTVVRRRVGRLAAALDRGDPVDLYAGLAADLPLLVLARLVDLPAGGDANGGGTEVAAVKEFARSALELFWAPVDPARQVALASTVGRFHAVLREFAATGGGLAADLRAAGHPPDVVVGALFFLLVAGQETTSQFLTLLLHRLAGEPAVLDGLRDGTVDVAAVVEEGLRLDPPIVTWRRVAARDTTLAGIAVPAGTSVVLWLARAGRDPAVVAEPEAFRPGQRGSRRHLAFGAGAHRCVGAHLARMEAGVVVAEAAGLLRDVTVVRAPWCPDNLSFRMPDSFVVRRSGAAVRAA
- a CDS encoding class I SAM-dependent methyltransferase encodes the protein MSDNPAAFVRAYARLAAVPFVPEISLHQADEPIGLWELTEGEFRSEQPPPFWAFAWAGGQALARYVLDHPEVVAGRRVLDLASGSGLVAVAAARSGAAHVRSVDVDPFAGAAATLNAAANGVTVVAETADLLGGDAGDAEVVLVGDAFYSQAMADRMFGFLRRAVKVGARVLVGDPDRAFLPRKLLRPLAAYDVPVPPALESVRVKHTTIWELPGPAGVGGTAG